The proteins below are encoded in one region of Zootoca vivipara chromosome 10, rZooViv1.1, whole genome shotgun sequence:
- the LOC132592740 gene encoding lithostathine-like encodes MWGAMGLHSSFITGRSFLLLSLQKLIWYWNDGSVFSQPLWDGRSISTSISTYECVSLSPSGSTKWTQRSCTTSLPFLCKFKASY; translated from the exons ATGTGGGGAGCCATGGGCTTGCATTCCTCTTTTATCACAGGACgttcctttctccttctctctctccagaaaTTGATCTGGTATTGGAACGATGGATCTGTCTTCTCTCAACCTCTCTGGGACGGCCGCAGCATCAGCACCTCCATCTCTACATACGAATGTGTCTCCCTgtctccttcag GTTCCACGAAATGGACCCAGCGTTCCTGTACGACTAGTTTGCCATTCCTTTGCAAATTCAAGGCCAGCTATTAG
- the LOC118078816 gene encoding lithostathine-like — translation MVQGWLSILQNLVLGLRHSRPATQDGTSREENQKMGHVVYLGLCLLGCLIPNTLAEGAANRTQSARAPCPPGAIFYINYCYEYFSSSLPKFDAEISCQRRHGSQLASILSEREANFIYRYLQKYDPSSVWIGLEAARGSSMQTVRAPQLP, via the exons ATGGTCCAAGGGTGGCTGAGTATCCTTCAGAATTTGGTCCTCGGACTACGCCACTCCAGACCAGCCACCCAGGACGGGACAAGCAGAGAG GAGAACCAGAAGATGGGACACGTTGTCTACCTTGGGCTCTGCCTGTTGGGCTGCCTGATCCCTAACACTTTGGCGGAAG GTGCCGCCAATCGCACCCAGAGCGCTCGCGCTCCCTGCCCTCCAGGAGCCATCTTCTACATAAATTACTGCTACGAGTATTTTAGCTCCAGCCTCCCAAAGTTTGATGCCGAG ATCAGCTGCCAGAGGAGACATGGGTCCCAGCTGGCCTCCATTCTTTCTGAAAGGGAAGCAAACTTCATTTACCGTTACCTGCAAAAATATGACCCTAGCAGCGTCTGGATCGGTTTGGAAGCTGCACGTGGTAGCTCG atgcagACTGTACGAGCTCCTCAGCTCCCTTGA